The sequence TTGGTCATGGTTTCAGCCGTGGTAAAGGTTTTGGACGATATGATGATTAATGTTGCCGCAGGATCAAGCGGTTTTAAGACATCAGCAATATTTGCGCCATCCACATTGGAGACAAAATGACATCTTGGGCCATCATGATAAGGTTTTAACGCGGCCGTTGCCATACGTGGCCCAAGGTCAGAGCCACCAATGCCGATATTGACAATATCAGTAAAGGCTTTGCCACCGGTGCCATTAATATCGCCATCGCGCACTGCTGTTGAAAATTTAGCCATATGATTTAATACGTCATGGACATCTTCAACAATATTTTTATCGCCCAGGATAATTTCGCTGTCTTCTGGCATGCGCAGTGCAATGTGAAGGACCGCGCGCTTTTCTGTAATATTGATCTGGTCGCCGCGATACATGGCATTACGGTGGCCAACAATATCTGCCGCATGGGCAAGGTCATCAAGCAGGCAAAGGGCTTTTTGGCTTAATGCAGTTTTTGAATAGTCAAATAATAGGTCTTCAAAATTGAGCGAGAATTTTTCGAAACGTTGCGGATCATTTTGAAATGAGGCGCGTATATCAAAGGACGCGTCATTTTCTGCGTATGCTTTTAATGCGGTCAATGCTTTGTCAAACTGAGCTGCATCACGTGCCATATTATCCACTCCCGTTCATAGGATTTATTGTTAAAACAATTAAATAAAATTTTTGTTGAAACTCTATCAGTAAATGTCGCGATAAAATAGTTTATAGTAATCGATTAAAAGATAAATGACATTTTTGTGCCAGTTTTCCGTAATAAACACAATTTTGATATTATTTAGAAAAGATTGTGGATTTGCATGGAAATACGAGGTGAAGAGCACATTGCAGCTAGCCCTGACGCGGTTTGGCGTACGTTGAATGATACAACTTTACTAATTGATTGTATTCCTGGTTGTGAAAAATTAGAGCGGATATCTGAACATTTGATTGAGGCAACGATCGTGGTTCATTTAAGCCTAATTAAATTGCGCTTTCACGGGCGGTTAATTTTGTCTAATTTAAATCCACCCTATTCTTATACAATTGCTGGCGAAGGCGAGGGGTCTGTATCAGGTCTTGCAACTGGCAAAACTGACGTTAGCCTTGTGGCTGATGGTGATGGTACCATATTGAGCTATGTGATGTATGGGTCAGCTGAAGGGAAAATTGCCAAATTGGGTTCCGCTCTTTTGGCAGGTGTTGCGCGAAAAATTGCGGATAAGTTTTTTGCAAATGTTTCAAAAGTAGCAAGTACATTGCCTAATATGAATCTTGTAAACTGAAAGATAAATATATGACTTTGAAACGCCGTGATTTATTATCATTTGGCTTGCGGGTTGGTTTGGGATTAAGTTTTGTACCACTCTTTTTGTTGGGTAATAGTGTAAAGGCTAATCCACAACAAAATGAGCGGCGTGCATTAATGCTGATAGATGCGGCGCGCGCGCAAATTGGTGTTACAAGGTTTTATAGTGGAGCTTACCAAAAAATATCCTTTCCCAATGGTGATATTGACCGTAGCATCGGCGTTTGCACCGATGTGGTGATTAGGGCTTATCGTGATGCTTTTCAATATGATTTACAAAAGCATGTGCATGAAGATATGGCAGGTAATTTTGGACAATATCCTAAAATTTGGGGTTTAAAGACGACCGATCGCAATATTGACCACCGCCGCGTGCCTAATTTACAAACATTTTTTGCAAGAAAAAACGCGCGTATTCATTCAAAGCTTGATATGGCTAATTTGCAAGCAGGCGATATTGTCACTCAAATGGTCAATGAAAAGCTGCCGCATATCGTTATTATATCAAACAGAAAAAATGCTAATGGTATTCCTTTGGTCATTCATAATATCGGCCGTGGCACACAAGAGGAAGACCGCTTGTTAGAGTTTCCCCAAACGGGTCATTATCGCTTTTTTAGCTAAATTTTTGGCGATGCTAAATTTTTAGCGATGATTGTATGGCATAATGGGTTGTGAGACTGATGCTAGCCGCGTTTTTTTAAAACTTTTAGTTTTATGCTTGTAGTTTTATGAAGCAGGTGCCAATGGGTCGCGGTCTTACTTAAATTAGCTAAATAGATACCAACAATATTCAAAGTGCAGTGCCCAAGATTGTTGCTATATTTATGGGTGAATTATAACTCATCTTCATTGAATTCGTTTTTGAAGCTCTTTTAGGTTTAGCAATAATTATCATCCCATTATTGCTATTATCAGCATATTACTACGTTCAAATTATCAAATCCATACCTTGAGTAATAAATGACAATGAAACCCCATTTTTTACGGCGTATAGAAAATCTGTAAAAAATCATTATTGCTATTGCAAATCATTTGCAATATTGCCAAAAATAAAATGAAGCTGATTTCAAATGTTTCATTTGTGCCTTTGGGATCAAAAGCAAGCTCCTTTTATATGAATTTATGAAATGAATGGTTTGGCATCCAATGTTATATATTCCTGAAGAAATAAGAAAAGGTTTGCTCTCTCAGCAAGTCATAACCTCCAAACAAAAACAAGCAATTGCGAACATGCTGCGGTCGGTCGATGTGCGCCCAACGCGACCAAGGCTCATCGTTGCCCATTGTCTTTTTCGCGAAAAAAATAGGCGAGTTACCCCTGATGAGCTATATCGTGAAGTGACCGATGGGCGGCTGTTTATCTCACTTGCAACCGTCTATAATTGTCTTAACTTATTTGCGAGCGTTGGTCTTTTGCGCAAATATAGCATCACCGGTGATAAGACTTATTTCGATACCAATGTTGATGGCCACCGCTTTTTTTATTGCAGTGATAGTGATGCCATTTTGCCACTTGCGGTACCTACACTTTCACTTGTTGGCCAGCCGGATATCCCCGATGGATTTTACCTAGATAAGGTGGATATCATTATTCATTTAAAACAAAAGGATTGCAAAGGGCAGAGGTAATTTCGGGAAGAAAGGCCGTTGTGGTGGATAAAATATTTCCCAATTTTAATGACAATCAATTAAAGAGATGAAATTATGGGGTTCTATACTGATAATATTAAGGAAAATTCCAAACAAGAGTGCAAAAACACGGGGGCTGATGGGCTGCGTGTAATTAATGGCGGCGACCAAGATTGGCAAAATTATACAAAATTGGCCAATGAAGCTTTTAAGCATGGCGAGATAGAGCAGGCAGTGCATTTTTATAGCCAAGCATTTGGTGAAGCAGAAATATTATTTCATGCAGCCATAGCCGGTGAGGGGTGCGATACTGCACCTATGCTTTACAATATTTCTTGTCATAATTTAGCAGCTTTAGAAATGTGGCGTAATAATCGGTTAGAAGCTGATTATTATTATTACAAAGCCTATCATCAACTTCTTGATATAGCTTCTGCGGTTGATACTTTTCCAAATTTACGGCTGGCTTGTGTTCAGCATCTAAAATTTTCATTAATAGCTTTGGTAGATCATTTGGTAAGACATCAAATCGACAAGGATCATATTATACAACTTAAGCAGGATGCGGCAAAGGTTGCGTTAAATGTTTATCATATGGCAGAGCATATGCTTAAGGCCGAGCAGGATTGTCCCCATTGCTCGCCCCATTAGGCTTGATCGTCACCTTGGTGTTATGCGTGCGCATATTGCTAAAATGTTCAAGTTTAGAAAGTTTGTTGCAGTGAGAGTAGATAGATAATTTAAATATAAGGATAGGATATCCATGCTTAATGATGACATGAAAAGTTTATTGGCCAAGCAATTGCCAATTCAAGCTACAACGAGCAAAATGGGAATACCAGATATTGGTCCTAAGCGATCATTGCGTGTATTTGATGATAATACTCTAATTTATAATGAAAATACGGGCGGTCAAACATTGCAAAATTTGATTGATGGTTCAAAAATAGCGGTTGCAGTTATTGATAGGGAAGCCTTGGATGGCTATCGCTTTATTGGTAGTGCGCAAATTATTGATGATGGTGAAATATGGGAGCAAGCAAAGATCTATGCAGATGAAAGAGGAATGAAAGCACCTAAATGTGCGGTTCTTATTCATATTGAAGCGGTGTTTAGTCTTCGCTCTGGTTCAACTGCAGGACAAAAAATTATCTAGTTATAAAAGCTTATTTTACCAGTATTATATGCTTAATTATTTTAGAGGCAGGACTCATTAATTGTAATAAAAGATGACAGCTGCAGCGATATATATTGCTGAGAAAAAGATATGAGCACATCTGTTGTATCTTGTAGCGATATGTCACTAAATTTTAAGTTTTGCAAAAAAGTTCTCAATTTTATTTAGTATTGTAACCTTTGTCCGCAATGAGTTTTTGCGCATCAGGCAAAATAGGTAGTAAAAGAGCAGCACCTTTTTAATCACTCCTCTCACCTTCTGACAATAATAGGCATATAGGTTTTCCATCTTGATCACAGACTATGGTTATTTTGAATATCACTAGATATCAACCAAAACCCAATTAAATCCAGATTTTACCCGTATTATTACAATATGTTATCTTATTGCTATAGTGAATTATGTAAAAGTCATCATTGATGTAAGAACTGCCGATGGTGGTATTTGTGGTGATATTAAAACAAACATATCAAATTATACTGGATAGATGGACATTTTATATCCCAAATAGCTTGAAAACAATTTAAATCTTTATGCTATTGCTAATGTTTGACGGTGATCTTCGCCCCAATTTGCCATAGCGCTTAATATGGGTTCAAGCGTTTTACCGCGTTTGGTTAAGCTATAATCAACCCGTGGCGGCACTTGCGCAAAAATTTGTCTCGTGACTATGCCTTGCTCTTCCAATTCACGCAAATTGGCTGTTAGCACTTTTTGCGAAATATCGCCAATGCTTTTGCGCAATTCGCCAAATCGTTTGGTGCCATTAAGCAAGTCGCGAATAATCAATGGTTTCCAACGATTGCCTATAACAAGCAAGGTAATTTCAACAGGACATGGTGGTAGCTTAAGCATTTTATACCCTTAATACTCGATTATTCAACATTAGTATCTTTTAGTAACCTATATAACAAAAAGGTGCCTACTTTACAATAGCGCCTATCATGTTATGGTTTGCAAAATAAGGAGTAATTATCATGAAAATAGCAATTATTGCGGCCAATGGCCGTGCAGGTCAATTAATAACTAAAGAAGCTCTCGATCGCGGCCATGATGTCACAGCGATTATCCGCAAAGGCAATGCCGCTGATCCGCGTGCAAAAACTTTTATCAAGGATCTATTTGACTTGAACTACCAAGATTTGGCTGATTTTGATGTTATTATTGATGCATTTGGCGTTTTTACCCCCGATACATTAGACCAATATCAAACTTCGCTTGCACATCTTACTGATATCTTGGCTGGTCACGCCAATCGTTTGCTAATTGTTGGTGGAGCAGGGAGCCTTTATTTGGATAAAAGTCATACGACACGTTTGGTCGATAGCCCAAACTTTCCTGAAGAATATAAGCCTCTAGCGCTTTCTATGGCGACAGCGCTTGATGCGCTTAAAAAACGTCATGATATCAATTGGACGTTTTTAAGTCCTGCTGCTGACTTCATTGCGGACGGTGTTCGCACTGGAAAATATCAAGAAGGTGGTGAAGAGTTTATCGTTGATAATAATGGTAAAAGTGAAATCAGCTATGCCGATTATGCCATTGCAATGATTGATGAAGCAGAAAAAGGCAATCACATTAAGAAACGCTTCAGTGTCATTTCACAATAACTTCTCAGGCAAATTAATGTAAAGAAATTGGGCTTAAAATATCAGCTATGAAAAAATTTCAAACCTATCATTATATTGGTTATGATTTTATTTTAGTGAGATGATAAGTTTGGTTTTGTGCTTTATTGAGGAATTGGCTTTAAGTGGCTGTGTCTCAAAATTGAATGGTTATGATTGCTTTAGGGGCAGGATCCATTAATTTAAATGAAAAGGTACGAGGAAATTTTTGTGAGAACGCAAATATTAAATGTGAGAACAGCTAGCCGGAAATATGAATATCTTCAAGGCTCTTTAACAAATTAGCGTTAAAATTGAACATATCCTGAAAGGATATAAAAACAGCCGTAATCTACTGTGCCTTAAAGCTTAAATGGGTATACCATCCACTTTCCGCTTGTTTCCATGTATATTAAAAATGTATATTTTTGCTGTTTATTGTGCCATTTCATTTAAATTAGTGGGCCCTGACCCTAATCAAAGCTTGTTTGCCATTCCAATCATATTGGCAAACATATCTAGTATTTCTAGTTGCAAGAAT comes from Bartonella sp. HY038 and encodes:
- a CDS encoding helix-turn-helix domain-containing protein is translated as MLKLPPCPVEITLLVIGNRWKPLIIRDLLNGTKRFGELRKSIGDISQKVLTANLRELEEQGIVTRQIFAQVPPRVDYSLTKRGKTLEPILSAMANWGEDHRQTLAIA
- a CDS encoding DUF2753 family protein; its protein translation is MGFYTDNIKENSKQECKNTGADGLRVINGGDQDWQNYTKLANEAFKHGEIEQAVHFYSQAFGEAEILFHAAIAGEGCDTAPMLYNISCHNLAALEMWRNNRLEADYYYYKAYHQLLDIASAVDTFPNLRLACVQHLKFSLIALVDHLVRHQIDKDHIIQLKQDAAKVALNVYHMAEHMLKAEQDCPHCSPH
- a CDS encoding CoxG family protein; translated protein: MEIRGEEHIAASPDAVWRTLNDTTLLIDCIPGCEKLERISEHLIEATIVVHLSLIKLRFHGRLILSNLNPPYSYTIAGEGEGSVSGLATGKTDVSLVADGDGTILSYVMYGSAEGKIAKLGSALLAGVARKIADKFFANVSKVASTLPNMNLVN
- a CDS encoding NAD(P)-dependent oxidoreductase, which translates into the protein MKIAIIAANGRAGQLITKEALDRGHDVTAIIRKGNAADPRAKTFIKDLFDLNYQDLADFDVIIDAFGVFTPDTLDQYQTSLAHLTDILAGHANRLLIVGGAGSLYLDKSHTTRLVDSPNFPEEYKPLALSMATALDALKKRHDINWTFLSPAADFIADGVRTGKYQEGGEEFIVDNNGKSEISYADYAIAMIDEAEKGNHIKKRFSVISQ
- a CDS encoding Fur family transcriptional regulator; translation: MLRSVDVRPTRPRLIVAHCLFREKNRRVTPDELYREVTDGRLFISLATVYNCLNLFASVGLLRKYSITGDKTYFDTNVDGHRFFYCSDSDAILPLAVPTLSLVGQPDIPDGFYLDKVDIIIHLKQKDCKGQR
- a CDS encoding DUF1287 domain-containing protein, which encodes MTLKRRDLLSFGLRVGLGLSFVPLFLLGNSVKANPQQNERRALMLIDAARAQIGVTRFYSGAYQKISFPNGDIDRSIGVCTDVVIRAYRDAFQYDLQKHVHEDMAGNFGQYPKIWGLKTTDRNIDHRRVPNLQTFFARKNARIHSKLDMANLQAGDIVTQMVNEKLPHIVIISNRKNANGIPLVIHNIGRGTQEEDRLLEFPQTGHYRFFS
- a CDS encoding pyridoxamine 5'-phosphate oxidase family protein codes for the protein MLNDDMKSLLAKQLPIQATTSKMGIPDIGPKRSLRVFDDNTLIYNENTGGQTLQNLIDGSKIAVAVIDREALDGYRFIGSAQIIDDGEIWEQAKIYADERGMKAPKCAVLIHIEAVFSLRSGSTAGQKII